In the genome of Cercospora beticola chromosome 2, complete sequence, one region contains:
- the RMT1 gene encoding type I protein arginine N-methyltransferase Rmt1: MADNKQPTSDPMAGMAHSEAHYFNSYNHHGIHEEMLKDEVRTKSYRDSIYNNKHLFKDKVVLDVGCGTSILSMFAVKAGAKHVIGVDMSTIIYKAREIVEANGMSDKITLLQGKMEEVELPFPEVDIIISEWMGYFLLYESMLDTVLWARDKYLRKDGKGLIFPDKATIYMAGIEDGDYKDEKIGFWDNVYGFDYSPLKHTALTEPLVDTVELKAVVTDPSAVITLDLYTCTVDDLSFKLPYDLTVRRTDYIHALIAWFDIEFSACHKPVRFSTGPHTKYTHWKQTVFYLADVLTVEAGEHITGQLECRPNNIKHRDLDIGIDYKLETQDSHRIADGHCEYKMC, from the exons TACAACCACCACGGCATCCACGAGGAAATGCTGAAGGATGAAGTGCGAACTAAGAGCTACCGCGACTCCATCTACAACAACAAGCACCTGTTCAAGGACAAGGTCGTCCTCGATGTCGGATGCGGTACATCCATCCTGAGCAT GTTCGCGGTCAAGGCTGGCGCAAAGCACGTGATTGGCGTCGACATGTCCACGATCATCTACAAGGCGCGAGAGATTGTCGAGGCCAATGGCATGTCGGACAAGATTACCCTGCTGCAGGGCAAGATGGAGGAGGTTGAGCTGCCTTTCCCAGAGGTCGACATCATCATTTCAGAATGGATGGGATACTTTTTGCTGTACGAGAGCATGTTGGACACTGTGCTTTGGGCCCGTGACAAGTACCTCCGCAAGGACGGCAAGGGCTTGATCTTCCCAGACAAGGCTACCATCTACATGGCTGGTATTGAGGACGGAGACTacaaggacgagaagattgGCT TCTGGGACAACGTGTACGGCTTCGACTACTCTCCACTCAAGCACACCGCCCTCACGGAACCCCTCGTCGACACAGTCGAGCTCAAGGCCGTTGTGACCGATCCTTCCGCAGTCATCACTCTCGATCTCTACACCTGCACAGTCGACGATCTCTCATTCAAGCTCCCATACGACCTCACAGTCCGCCGAACAGACTACATCCACGCCTTGATCGCCTGGTTCGACATTGAATTCTCCGCCTGCCACAAGCCCGTCCGCTTTAGCACTGGTCCTCACACAAAGTACACACACTGGAAGCAAACCGTCTTCTACCTGGCCGACGTACTCACAGTAGAAGCCGGCGAGCACATCACCGGCCAACTCGAGTGCAGACCTAACAATATCAAGCACCGAGACTTGGACATTGGAATCGACTACAAGCTTGAGACGCAAGACTCGCACCGCATTGCGGACGGGCATTGCGAATACAAGATGTGCTAG